The following DNA comes from Croceicoccus sp. YJ47.
GGCGGCGGGCGCCCCTGCGCACAGCGGAGGGCGCGCGTCGTCGTGCGCAATACGCAAATGCTGGCGTTTGCGCTTGCACTGTGGTAATGGGGCGTCAGTGCCGGGCGATACACCCATCGTGCGGCCCCGTCAGTAACGGCGATATCCCGCAGATCTGACCTGCCATCGGGCCGGTGTCATCCGGTCGGGCGGGTTTTCGGTCCTCTCGATGCCCTATGGCATTTGTGGGATACGAACGCCATAGAAAGGACAATGCATGACTGCCAAGGCGAATGCCTTCGACGTCGGAGACTATGTCGTTTACCCCAAGCACGGCGTCGGCCGCGTCATCGAACTGCAAAGCCAGGAAATCGCCGGCATGCAGCTCGAACTCTACGTGCTGCGCTTCGAAAAAGAACGCATGACGTTGCGCGTTCCCACCAACAAGGTGGAATCCATCGGCATGCGCAAGCTGTCCTCGGACAAGACGCTGCGCGAAGCGATGGACGTGCTGAAGAGCAAGCCCAAGGTCAAGCGGACCATGTGGTCGCGCCGCGCCCAGGAATACGAAGCGAAGATCAATTCGGGCGATCTGGTGTCCATCGCCGAGGTCACGCGCGACCTGTTCCGCGCCGACGATCAGCCGGAACAAAGCTATTCCGAGCGTCAGATTTTCGAAGCGGCGTCGAGCCGTCTCGCCCGCGAGCTCGCGGCGATGGAAAACACGGATGAGCCGACCGCGCTCGCCAAGATTCTCGAGGTGCTGAACGAGCACGCACCCAAATATTACGAGCAGCAGCCCGCCTGACCCGGCGCTTCTCGATCGGAAAAAGGGCTGCCGGTCATGCCGGCGGCCTTTTTTTCGCGC
Coding sequences within:
- a CDS encoding CarD family transcriptional regulator yields the protein MTAKANAFDVGDYVVYPKHGVGRVIELQSQEIAGMQLELYVLRFEKERMTLRVPTNKVESIGMRKLSSDKTLREAMDVLKSKPKVKRTMWSRRAQEYEAKINSGDLVSIAEVTRDLFRADDQPEQSYSERQIFEAASSRLARELAAMENTDEPTALAKILEVLNEHAPKYYEQQPA